In one Pseudomonas sp. MM211 genomic region, the following are encoded:
- a CDS encoding MarR family winged helix-turn-helix transcriptional regulator — MIDLKNSATQQAAMEAFFFGYQAFTAKADEMLARRGLSRVHQRILFFIARHPGLSVKELLGYLGVSKQALSIPLRQLQEMNLAQSVPAEDDKRKRLLGLTAEGANLERALRREQVKLLQRAFDESGKHAVDGWLAVNKALSGTGRTPE, encoded by the coding sequence ATGATTGACCTTAAAAATTCAGCAACTCAACAAGCGGCCATGGAAGCCTTCTTCTTCGGTTACCAGGCGTTCACCGCCAAGGCCGACGAAATGCTCGCGCGCCGGGGACTGTCGCGGGTGCACCAGCGCATCCTGTTCTTCATCGCCCGTCACCCCGGGCTGAGCGTCAAGGAATTGCTCGGTTACCTTGGCGTGAGCAAGCAAGCGCTGAGCATCCCGTTGCGTCAGTTGCAGGAAATGAATCTGGCGCAAAGCGTCCCCGCCGAAGATGACAAGCGCAAACGCTTGCTCGGTCTCACTGCCGAGGGCGCCAATCTGGAGCGGGCGCTGCGCCGTGAGCAGGTAAAACTGCTGCAGCGCGCCTTCGACGAAAGCGGCAAGCACGCGGTGGATGGCTGGCTGGCAGTGAACAAGGCATTGAGCGGTACAGGTCGAACACCGGAGTGA
- a CDS encoding LysE family translocator, whose translation MTPELLIAFIAFAFVTSVTPGPNNMMLLASGVNFGLRRSVPHMLGISLGFMVLVMCVGFGLGQVFEQVPALYTVLRYLGAAYLLYLAWKIAGSGAPDSTGGERGKPFTFLQAAAFQWVNPKAWVMAIGAITTYTPQENFLVNVLLIAGLFALVNCPSVGLWTVAGSLLRNWLRNPRVLRAFNIGMAVLLVASLYPIFADMKGVL comes from the coding sequence ATGACCCCGGAACTGCTGATCGCCTTCATCGCCTTTGCCTTCGTCACCTCGGTGACGCCTGGCCCCAACAATATGATGTTGCTCGCTTCCGGGGTGAACTTCGGCCTGCGTCGCAGCGTGCCGCACATGCTCGGTATCAGCCTCGGCTTCATGGTGCTGGTGATGTGCGTAGGATTCGGCCTGGGCCAGGTGTTCGAGCAAGTGCCGGCGCTGTACACCGTACTGCGCTACCTGGGCGCGGCCTACCTGCTCTACCTGGCCTGGAAGATCGCCGGCTCTGGTGCTCCGGACAGCACGGGGGGCGAACGCGGCAAGCCTTTCACCTTTCTCCAGGCTGCCGCCTTCCAGTGGGTCAACCCCAAGGCCTGGGTGATGGCCATCGGCGCCATCACCACCTACACGCCGCAGGAAAATTTCCTGGTCAACGTGCTGCTGATCGCCGGACTGTTCGCGCTGGTCAACTGCCCGAGCGTGGGGCTGTGGACGGTGGCAGGCTCGCTGCTGCGCAACTGGCTGCGTAACCCCCGCGTGCTGCGTGCCTTCAACATCGGCATGGCAGTGCTGCTGGTGGCCTCGCTGTACCCGATCTTCGCCGACATGAAAGGAGTGCTGTGA
- a CDS encoding NADP-dependent oxidoreductase, translating to MSTQLNRQFLLAKRPTGMVSRDTFDYVEKPVGEPGSGQILVKNLYLSLDPAMRGWMNEGKSYIAPVGLGDVMRALGVGEVIASNHPDYAVGDHVNGALGVQDYFLGEPRGFYKVDPQRAPLPVYLSALGMTGMTAYFALLDVGAPKSGDTVVLSGAAGAVGSIAGQIAKLKGCRVIGIAGGAEKCAYLTDELGFDAAIDYKSESLPEALKRECPKGIDVYFDNVGGDTLDAVLGRLAPKARIVICGAISQYNNKEAVKGPANYLSLLVNRARMEGFVVMDHAANFASAAAEIGGWLASGKVKSKEHVVEGLETFPETLLKLFKGENFGKLVLKV from the coding sequence ATGTCCACTCAGCTCAACCGCCAGTTTCTGCTCGCCAAACGCCCGACCGGCATGGTCAGCCGCGATACGTTCGATTACGTGGAAAAACCGGTCGGCGAACCTGGCAGCGGGCAGATCCTGGTCAAGAACCTCTACCTGTCGCTGGATCCGGCCATGCGCGGCTGGATGAACGAGGGCAAGTCCTACATCGCGCCGGTTGGCCTGGGCGATGTGATGCGCGCGCTTGGCGTCGGTGAAGTGATTGCGTCCAACCACCCGGACTATGCCGTCGGCGATCACGTCAACGGCGCCCTGGGTGTGCAGGACTACTTCCTCGGCGAGCCTAGGGGCTTCTACAAGGTCGATCCGCAGCGTGCACCCTTGCCGGTCTACCTGTCGGCCCTCGGCATGACGGGCATGACCGCTTACTTCGCCCTGCTCGACGTCGGCGCGCCGAAGAGCGGCGACACCGTAGTGCTCTCCGGTGCTGCTGGTGCGGTGGGCAGCATTGCCGGGCAAATCGCCAAGCTCAAGGGCTGCCGGGTCATCGGCATCGCCGGTGGCGCCGAAAAATGCGCCTACCTGACCGATGAGCTGGGCTTCGATGCGGCCATCGACTACAAGAGCGAGTCGCTGCCCGAGGCGCTCAAGCGCGAGTGTCCGAAAGGCATCGATGTGTACTTCGACAACGTCGGTGGCGACACCCTGGACGCCGTACTGGGCCGCCTCGCTCCCAAGGCGCGCATCGTCATCTGCGGCGCCATCAGCCAGTACAACAACAAGGAAGCGGTCAAGGGTCCGGCCAACTACCTGTCCCTGCTGGTCAACCGCGCACGCATGGAGGGCTTCGTGGTAATGGATCACGCCGCCAACTTCGCCAGCGCAGCGGCAGAAATCGGCGGTTGGCTGGCCAGCGGCAAGGTCAAATCCAAGGAGCACGTGGTCGAGGGCCTGGAAACTTTCCCGGAAACCCTCCTCAAGCTGTTCAAAGGTGAAAACTTCGGCAAGCTGGTGCTCAAGGTCTGA
- a CDS encoding bile acid:sodium symporter family protein has translation MTASPLLSVFLPLALGIIMLGLGLSLTLADFARVVKYPKPVLIGLSCQLLLLPVACFFMVQAFGLAPALAVGMMLLAASPGGTSANLYSHLAHGDVALNITLTAVNSVVAVLTMPFIVNLSLAYFMEGDQAIPLQFAKVVQVFAIVLGPVAIGMFLRSRFPGFAMRMENPVKIISALFLLLIIILALVKDWQTVLDYAPVVGAAALAFNLLSLAVGYFVPRLLKLSLRQAIAIGMEIGIHNGTLAIALALSPVLLNNSTMAIPAALYSIIMFFTAAAFGWWVNAAHGNQLATEAERSA, from the coding sequence ATGACTGCAAGTCCTTTGCTGAGCGTGTTTCTTCCCCTGGCTCTGGGCATCATCATGCTCGGCCTGGGCTTGTCCCTGACCCTGGCGGATTTCGCCCGGGTGGTGAAGTACCCCAAGCCAGTGCTGATCGGCCTGTCCTGCCAATTGCTGCTGTTGCCGGTGGCCTGTTTCTTCATGGTGCAGGCGTTCGGCCTGGCGCCTGCCCTGGCCGTGGGCATGATGCTGCTGGCCGCGTCGCCCGGTGGTACCTCCGCCAATCTGTATAGCCACCTGGCCCATGGCGACGTCGCACTGAACATCACCCTGACTGCAGTGAACTCGGTCGTCGCAGTGCTGACCATGCCCTTCATCGTCAACCTGTCGCTGGCCTACTTCATGGAGGGCGACCAGGCGATTCCACTGCAGTTCGCCAAGGTGGTTCAGGTTTTCGCCATCGTGCTGGGGCCGGTGGCCATCGGCATGTTCCTGCGCAGCCGCTTTCCTGGTTTCGCCATGCGTATGGAAAACCCGGTGAAGATCATCTCGGCGCTGTTCCTGCTGCTGATCATCATCCTGGCACTGGTCAAGGACTGGCAGACCGTGCTCGATTACGCGCCGGTAGTCGGTGCCGCGGCCCTGGCATTCAACCTGCTGAGCCTGGCGGTGGGCTACTTCGTGCCACGTCTGCTCAAGCTCAGCCTGCGGCAGGCCATCGCCATCGGCATGGAGATCGGCATCCACAACGGCACCCTGGCCATCGCCCTGGCGCTCAGCCCGGTATTGCTGAACAACAGCACCATGGCGATTCCCGCTGCGCTGTACAGCATCATCATGTTCTTCACCGCCGCGGCGTTCGGCTGGTGGGTGAATGCGGCCCATGGCAATCAGCTGGCGACGGAGGCTGAGCGTAGTGCCTAG
- a CDS encoding mechanosensitive ion channel family protein, whose protein sequence is MEQWNIWFDRELWLGVGIVVIATAVIYTVLRTVVGIVHKRLVTWSKGQDGNWQHFVAVVIGRTSRLLLLAFSLLLALRLPDLPGSWQAALSHTWFVALALQIALWVDTGVRLWARSLVVGKNGSIGFNPVMTTIISIMVLIVVWSVMLLSILANLGVDITALVASMGVGGIAIALAVQTVLGDIFASLSIGVDKPFEIGDFVVFGEVAGSIEHIGLKTTRIRSLSGEQVVCANADLLRQIVHNYKRMDTRRIVFKFGVSYDTPSDKVRQVSEKVGDIIRATPKAKFDRAHFLGFDESQLTFEVVYIVQSSDYNQYMDIQQEINLQLLDALRELDVRFALPRRDLRLVGEKMPTLKVAGLPQHEQQDDSAERDQRLPRFS, encoded by the coding sequence ATGGAACAGTGGAACATCTGGTTCGATCGCGAATTATGGCTCGGCGTCGGCATCGTGGTGATCGCTACCGCCGTGATCTACACCGTGCTGCGCACCGTAGTCGGCATCGTGCACAAGCGCCTTGTCACGTGGTCAAAAGGCCAGGACGGCAACTGGCAGCATTTCGTCGCAGTGGTGATCGGGCGTACCAGCCGCTTGCTGCTGCTCGCCTTCTCGCTGCTGCTGGCCCTGCGCCTGCCGGATCTGCCCGGCAGTTGGCAGGCCGCCCTGAGCCACACCTGGTTCGTCGCCCTCGCACTGCAGATCGCTCTGTGGGTGGATACCGGCGTGCGCCTGTGGGCGCGCAGCCTGGTGGTCGGCAAGAATGGCAGCATCGGTTTCAACCCGGTGATGACCACCATCATCAGCATCATGGTGCTGATCGTGGTGTGGTCGGTAATGCTGTTGTCGATCCTCGCCAATCTGGGCGTGGATATCACCGCCTTGGTGGCCAGCATGGGTGTCGGCGGTATTGCGATTGCCCTTGCAGTGCAAACGGTACTCGGCGACATATTCGCCTCGCTATCGATTGGCGTCGACAAGCCATTCGAGATCGGCGATTTCGTGGTTTTCGGCGAAGTGGCCGGGAGCATCGAACATATCGGCCTGAAAACCACGCGCATCCGCAGCCTCAGCGGCGAACAGGTGGTGTGTGCCAACGCCGACCTGCTGCGCCAGATCGTGCACAACTACAAGCGCATGGACACGCGACGCATCGTCTTCAAATTCGGGGTCAGCTACGACACCCCGAGCGACAAGGTTCGCCAGGTATCGGAAAAGGTCGGCGACATCATCCGTGCCACCCCCAAGGCCAAATTCGACCGGGCGCACTTTCTCGGCTTCGACGAGAGCCAGCTGACCTTCGAAGTGGTCTACATCGTGCAGAGCTCGGACTACAACCAGTACATGGACATCCAGCAGGAGATCAACCTGCAACTGCTCGATGCCCTGCGCGAACTGGATGTGCGCTTCGCCCTGCCGCGTCGCGATCTGCGTTTGGTGGGTGAAAAGATGCCGACGCTGAAAGTCGCCGGTTTGCCGCAGCACGAACAGCAGGACGATTCGGCCGAGCGCGATCAGCGACTGCCACGTTTCAGCTAA
- the dapF gene encoding diaminopimelate epimerase, with translation MPLSFHKMHANGDDFVVVDSRNSANPVTGALARRLGDRNCGIGFNQLAVILDCADADARLTFWNADGSMLDACGSATRGVADLLMRESNSTRLVLRSNRGLLTCERISNGAIAVSMGEPLFDWADIPLAEEHDTAALPLAGAPAACSMGNPHCTYFVDDLAALDIATLGPALEINPLFPRKTNVHFVQIIDRKRIRLRIWERGGGIPLGSGSCCCGAAVNGMRRGLLDDTVDVECDGGTVTVHWDGSGPVFLTGPVAHCFSGVIADSVLATSSTGLPETHTRSAHF, from the coding sequence ATGCCGTTGAGCTTTCACAAGATGCACGCCAACGGCGATGACTTCGTGGTGGTCGACTCACGCAACTCGGCCAACCCAGTGACAGGCGCCCTGGCTCGACGCCTGGGTGATCGCAACTGCGGCATCGGCTTCAATCAACTGGCGGTAATACTTGATTGCGCTGATGCCGACGCACGCCTGACGTTCTGGAACGCCGATGGTTCGATGCTGGATGCCTGCGGTAGCGCGACGCGCGGCGTTGCAGACCTGCTGATGCGCGAGTCGAACAGCACCAGGCTGGTACTGCGCAGCAACCGTGGTCTGCTGACCTGCGAGCGGATCAGCAATGGAGCCATTGCCGTGAGCATGGGGGAGCCGCTGTTCGACTGGGCGGATATCCCTCTGGCAGAGGAGCACGACACCGCAGCTTTGCCGCTCGCCGGCGCCCCAGCGGCCTGCAGCATGGGCAATCCGCACTGCACCTATTTCGTCGATGACCTGGCAGCGCTGGATATCGCCACACTCGGGCCGGCGCTAGAGATCAACCCGCTGTTCCCCCGCAAAACCAACGTGCACTTCGTGCAGATCATCGACCGCAAACGCATCAGGCTGCGCATCTGGGAACGCGGCGGCGGCATTCCCCTCGGCTCAGGGTCTTGCTGCTGCGGTGCCGCGGTCAACGGCATGCGCCGCGGCCTGCTGGACGACACCGTCGACGTGGAATGTGATGGAGGAACAGTGACGGTTCACTGGGATGGCAGCGGCCCGGTATTTCTCACCGGGCCGGTAGCGCACTGCTTTTCCGGCGTTATCGCGGATAGCGTATTGGCCACGAGCAGCACCGGACTACCTGAAACCCATACCCGAAGCGCTCATTTCTAG
- a CDS encoding aminotransferase-like domain-containing protein, producing MAFSERITRLKSSLIREILAAAQRPEVMSFAGGLPAEEMLPALDWSQMPVSMGQYGMSEGEPALREAIAAEARALGVPCEASQVLIVSGSQQTLDLASKLFIDPGTKVLLEAPTYLAALQAFQLFGADCIAVPQEADGPQLQALEEQLERQRPAFAYLIPTFQNPSAVRYSEAKRDAVAALLDRYQVTLIEDEPYRELVFDAGSATPIVSRLRKASWIYTGTVSKTLLPGLRVGYLIATADLYPHLLRLKQSADLHTNRVGQWQALQWLGTERYSEHLAELRNFYRLRRDAMQAALVEHFSDLAEWQIPQGGLFFWLRLKQPQDTRLLLDAALAQNVAFMPGEPFFIDPDREHGYLRLNFSHVAPERLGEGLRRLAGVVRQGLAADAA from the coding sequence ATGGCCTTCTCCGAACGCATCACCCGTCTGAAAAGCTCCCTGATCCGCGAAATTCTCGCTGCCGCCCAGCGTCCGGAGGTGATGTCGTTCGCCGGTGGCCTGCCTGCCGAGGAGATGCTGCCAGCGCTCGATTGGTCGCAGATGCCCGTCAGCATGGGGCAGTACGGCATGAGCGAGGGAGAGCCGGCGCTGCGTGAAGCCATTGCCGCCGAAGCGCGTGCCCTGGGCGTGCCGTGTGAGGCGAGCCAGGTGCTTATCGTCAGCGGCTCGCAGCAGACCCTCGACCTGGCCAGCAAGCTGTTTATCGATCCCGGCACCAAAGTACTGCTCGAGGCGCCGACCTACCTTGCTGCCCTGCAGGCCTTCCAGCTGTTCGGCGCTGACTGCATCGCCGTGCCGCAGGAGGCCGATGGCCCGCAGCTGCAGGCACTCGAAGAGCAGCTGGAGCGCCAGCGCCCGGCGTTCGCTTACCTGATTCCGACGTTCCAGAACCCCAGTGCCGTGCGCTACAGCGAGGCCAAGCGTGACGCTGTGGCGGCCCTCTTGGATCGTTATCAGGTGACGCTGATCGAGGATGAGCCCTACCGCGAGCTGGTGTTCGACGCTGGTAGCGCCACGCCGATCGTCAGTCGCCTGCGCAAGGCCAGCTGGATCTACACCGGCACCGTCTCCAAGACCCTGCTGCCCGGGCTGCGCGTCGGTTACTTGATCGCTACGGCGGATCTGTACCCGCACCTGCTGCGTCTCAAACAGTCGGCGGATCTGCACACTAACCGCGTGGGCCAGTGGCAAGCGCTGCAATGGCTGGGCACCGAGCGCTACAGCGAGCATCTGGCCGAGCTGCGAAATTTCTATCGCTTGCGGCGTGATGCGATGCAGGCGGCGCTCGTCGAACATTTCAGTGATCTGGCTGAGTGGCAGATTCCCCAGGGCGGTCTGTTCTTCTGGCTGCGCCTCAAGCAGCCCCAGGACACCCGTCTGCTGCTCGACGCGGCGCTGGCCCAGAACGTGGCATTCATGCCGGGCGAGCCGTTTTTCATCGACCCGGATCGCGAGCACGGTTACCTGCGGCTGAACTTCAGCCACGTGGCACCGGAGCGTCTGGGTGAAGGGCTGCGCCGGCTGGCGGGTGTGGTGCGTCAGGGACTGGCCGCGGACGCGGCGTGA
- a CDS encoding benzoate/H(+) symporter BenE family transporter: protein MLESSRPRLRPLADTSTSAVVAGFIGMLTGYTSSLVLMFQAGQAAGLSAGQISSWIWALSIGMAVTCIGLSLHYRAPIMVAWSTPGAALLITSLPGVPYSEAIGAYILCSALILVCGLTGSFDRIMRRIPGSIAAALLAGVLFKIALEICVAAEQQPLLVIAMLFAYLLGKRLLPRYAVLAALLVGCVLAGTLGLLNFSQFELQLATPEWTTPSFSIAAAISIGIPLFIVAMASQNLPGMAVLRANGYDVPASPLLNTTSLVSILLAPFGSHGIHMAAISAAICAGPEAHEDPRKRYTAAIWCGVFYGIAGLFGATLAALFAALPKALILSIAALALFASIIGGLTQAMSEPKEREAALITFLVTASGMTLFGVGSAFWGIVAGLLTLALLNGGKRA, encoded by the coding sequence ATGCTCGAGAGCAGCCGCCCTCGCCTGCGGCCGCTGGCCGACACCTCGACCTCCGCCGTGGTAGCGGGCTTCATCGGCATGCTCACGGGCTACACCAGCTCCCTGGTGCTGATGTTCCAGGCGGGCCAGGCTGCCGGGCTCAGCGCCGGGCAGATTTCCTCGTGGATCTGGGCGCTGTCGATCGGCATGGCAGTGACCTGCATCGGTCTGTCCCTGCACTACCGCGCGCCCATCATGGTCGCCTGGTCGACCCCCGGCGCGGCATTGCTGATCACCAGCCTGCCCGGCGTGCCTTACAGCGAGGCGATAGGCGCCTACATCCTATGCTCCGCGCTGATTCTGGTTTGCGGCCTGACCGGCAGCTTCGACCGCATCATGCGGCGCATCCCCGGCTCCATCGCCGCCGCTCTGCTGGCCGGCGTGCTGTTCAAGATCGCGCTGGAAATCTGCGTGGCCGCCGAGCAGCAGCCCCTGCTGGTGATCGCCATGCTGTTCGCCTATCTGCTCGGCAAGCGCCTGCTGCCCCGCTACGCCGTACTGGCTGCGCTGCTGGTCGGCTGCGTGCTGGCTGGCACTCTGGGGCTGCTGAACTTCTCCCAGTTCGAGCTGCAGCTGGCGACCCCGGAATGGACCACGCCGAGCTTTTCCATCGCTGCGGCGATCAGCATCGGCATCCCGCTGTTCATCGTCGCCATGGCTTCGCAGAACCTGCCAGGCATGGCCGTACTGCGAGCCAACGGCTATGACGTTCCGGCGTCGCCGCTGCTCAACACCACCAGCCTGGTGTCGATCCTGCTGGCGCCGTTCGGCTCCCACGGCATTCACATGGCGGCCATCAGCGCGGCGATCTGCGCCGGCCCCGAGGCCCATGAAGATCCGCGCAAGCGGTACACGGCAGCAATCTGGTGCGGGGTGTTCTATGGCATCGCCGGGCTGTTCGGCGCCACCCTCGCCGCCCTGTTCGCGGCATTGCCCAAGGCACTGATCCTGTCAATCGCCGCCCTGGCATTGTTCGCCTCGATCATTGGTGGCCTGACCCAGGCCATGAGCGAACCCAAGGAACGCGAAGCGGCGTTGATCACCTTTCTCGTCACCGCTTCGGGGATGACCCTGTTCGGGGTGGGTTCGGCGTTCTGGGGCATCGTCGCAGGCTTGCTGACCCTGGCGCTGCTCAATGGCGGCAAACGTGCCTGA
- the cadR gene encoding Cd(II)/Pb(II)-responsive transcriptional regulator codes for MKIGELAAATGSQVETIRYYEREGLLPAPQRSEGNYRLYRPEHVERLTFIRNCRTLDMTLDEIRELLSLRGRPAENCEAINTLIDEHIEHVNARIASLQSLQGQLVELRNSCLADQQSSPCEIIRQLSTSDNLHAEKDVSHVGRSHQH; via the coding sequence ATGAAAATTGGCGAATTGGCAGCAGCTACCGGCAGCCAGGTGGAGACCATTCGGTATTACGAGCGCGAAGGGCTGCTGCCGGCGCCGCAGCGTAGCGAGGGCAATTATCGGCTGTACCGGCCGGAGCACGTCGAACGCCTGACTTTCATCCGCAACTGCCGCACCCTGGACATGACGCTCGACGAGATTCGTGAGCTGCTCAGCCTGCGCGGCCGGCCGGCGGAAAATTGCGAGGCAATCAATACCCTGATCGACGAACACATCGAACACGTCAATGCGCGCATCGCCAGCCTGCAGTCGTTACAGGGGCAGTTGGTCGAGCTGCGCAATAGTTGCTTGGCGGATCAGCAATCGTCGCCCTGCGAGATCATTCGTCAGCTCAGCACCAGTGACAACCTGCATGCCGAGAAGGATGTGTCCCATGTCGGGCGTAGCCATCAGCACTAA
- a CDS encoding glutathione S-transferase family protein: MYKVYGDYRSGNCYKVKLMLTLLGKPFEWVPIDIFKGETQSPEFLAKNPNGRIPVLELEDGSYLWESNAILNFLADGSEFLQTEPRLRTQVLQWQFFEQYSHEPYIAVARRIQWLEGMPAARAEEYKVCQVRGHKALRVMERQLEQTPYLVGDRYSIADIALYAYTHVAHEGSFDLSGYPAVNAWLDRVASHPQHVTMLG; the protein is encoded by the coding sequence ATGTACAAGGTGTATGGCGACTACCGCTCTGGCAACTGCTACAAGGTCAAGCTGATGCTGACCCTGCTCGGCAAACCGTTCGAATGGGTGCCGATCGATATTTTCAAGGGCGAGACACAGAGCCCCGAGTTCCTGGCCAAGAACCCCAATGGCAGGATTCCGGTGCTGGAGCTGGAAGACGGCTCGTACCTGTGGGAGTCCAACGCCATCCTCAATTTCCTCGCCGATGGCAGCGAGTTCCTGCAGACCGAACCACGCCTGCGCACCCAGGTACTGCAGTGGCAGTTCTTCGAGCAGTACAGCCATGAGCCCTACATTGCCGTGGCCCGTCGCATTCAGTGGCTCGAAGGCATGCCAGCGGCACGCGCCGAGGAGTACAAGGTGTGCCAGGTGCGTGGTCACAAGGCGCTGCGAGTCATGGAACGGCAGCTGGAGCAGACTCCTTACCTGGTCGGTGACCGTTATTCCATCGCCGATATCGCCCTGTACGCCTATACCCACGTGGCCCACGAAGGCAGTTTCGACCTGAGCGGCTACCCCGCGGTCAACGCCTGGCTGGATCGTGTCGCCAGCCACCCGCAGCACGTGACCATGTTGGGCTAG
- a CDS encoding heavy metal translocating P-type ATPase: protein MRFNLLNRTLLVEHQAGAAPLLVKAIASLGMQAVPLAAETRVRIEQMDCPTEERLITDKLARQPGIEALQFNLMQRVLTIRHSPDALEPALQAIRELGFTPQPEGDDSQPVTAEPPSGGVPWRLIGAGVAAFMAEVVHFTDTAPEWVVALIALGAILTAGLDVYKKGWIALKNLNLNINALMSIAVTGAVLIGQWPEAAMVMVLFAIAERIEAKSLDRARNAIRGLMALTPEQATVRQPDGSWQTMEVTQVAIGSVVRLRPGERIGLDGQVLEGHSTVDQSPITGESLPIEKSVGDTLFAGTINQSGALDYQVSAAASNSALSRIIKAVEEAQGARAPTQRFVDRFARIYTPLVFLLSLAVAVVPPLLMNGDWFEWVYRALVLLVVACPCALVISTPVSIVSGLAAAARKGILVKGGVYLENGRHITHLALDKTGTLTHGKPVQTDYQALESDADVYRKLAASLAARSDHPVSQAVAKAAQEQGVVLDEVQAFEALPGRGVSGVIDGQRYQLGNHRLLEELGLCSPEIEIRLDGLEREGKTVILLSDDKRALALFAVADTLKASSREAIATLHEMGIKTLMLTGDNQHTAQAIAAQVGIDEARGDLLPADKLATVEGLLGQKGVVAMVGDGINDAPALARADVGFAMAAIGTDTAIETADVAIMDDDLRKIPTFIQLSRQTATILKQNIALALGIKAIFLAVTITGHATMWMAVFADVGVSLLVVFNGLRLLRK from the coding sequence ATGCGCTTCAATCTGCTCAACCGCACACTGCTGGTCGAGCACCAGGCGGGCGCCGCGCCTTTGCTGGTCAAGGCCATCGCCAGCCTTGGCATGCAGGCAGTGCCGCTGGCCGCGGAGACTCGGGTGCGCATCGAGCAGATGGACTGCCCCACCGAGGAGCGCCTGATCACCGACAAACTCGCCCGGCAGCCCGGCATCGAAGCACTGCAATTCAATCTGATGCAGCGGGTGCTGACCATTCGCCACAGCCCGGATGCCCTCGAGCCGGCGTTACAGGCCATACGTGAGCTGGGTTTCACCCCGCAGCCCGAAGGCGACGACAGCCAGCCAGTGACTGCCGAGCCGCCCAGCGGCGGGGTACCTTGGCGGCTGATCGGGGCTGGCGTGGCGGCGTTCATGGCGGAGGTGGTGCACTTCACCGACACCGCGCCGGAGTGGGTGGTCGCGTTGATCGCTCTGGGCGCGATCCTCACGGCCGGGCTCGATGTCTACAAGAAAGGCTGGATCGCCCTCAAGAATCTCAATCTGAACATCAACGCGCTGATGAGCATCGCCGTGACCGGCGCCGTGCTGATCGGCCAGTGGCCCGAAGCGGCAATGGTCATGGTGCTGTTCGCCATCGCCGAACGGATCGAGGCGAAATCCCTGGATCGCGCGCGCAACGCTATTCGCGGCCTGATGGCACTGACCCCGGAGCAGGCCACGGTGCGTCAGCCCGACGGCAGTTGGCAGACAATGGAAGTCACACAGGTTGCCATCGGCAGCGTGGTTCGGCTGCGCCCCGGCGAACGCATCGGCCTAGATGGGCAGGTGCTCGAAGGGCACTCGACGGTCGACCAGTCGCCGATCACCGGGGAAAGCCTGCCCATCGAGAAAAGCGTGGGCGATACCCTATTCGCCGGCACCATCAACCAAAGCGGCGCGCTGGACTACCAGGTCAGCGCCGCCGCCAGCAACAGCGCGCTGTCACGCATCATCAAGGCCGTGGAAGAGGCTCAGGGTGCGCGGGCGCCGACCCAGCGTTTCGTCGACCGTTTCGCCCGCATCTACACCCCGCTGGTCTTCCTGCTCTCGCTAGCCGTGGCCGTGGTGCCGCCGCTGCTGATGAATGGTGATTGGTTCGAGTGGGTCTATCGCGCGCTGGTACTGCTGGTGGTCGCCTGCCCTTGCGCGCTGGTGATTTCCACGCCGGTAAGCATCGTCAGCGGTCTGGCGGCGGCGGCGCGCAAGGGCATCCTGGTCAAGGGCGGCGTGTACCTGGAGAACGGCCGGCACATCACCCACCTGGCGCTGGACAAGACTGGCACCCTCACCCACGGCAAACCGGTACAGACCGACTATCAGGCCCTGGAAAGCGATGCCGATGTCTACCGCAAACTTGCGGCCAGCCTGGCCGCCCGTTCCGATCACCCAGTGTCCCAGGCGGTGGCCAAGGCGGCGCAGGAGCAAGGTGTCGTGCTCGACGAGGTGCAGGCATTCGAGGCGCTGCCCGGGCGTGGCGTAAGCGGCGTGATCGACGGCCAGCGCTACCAGTTGGGCAATCATCGCCTGCTCGAAGAACTGGGCCTGTGCTCGCCGGAGATCGAAATCCGACTCGATGGGTTGGAACGTGAAGGCAAGACGGTGATTCTGCTCAGCGACGATAAACGCGCCCTGGCGCTGTTCGCGGTCGCTGACACGCTCAAGGCCAGTAGCCGTGAGGCCATCGCCACCCTGCATGAAATGGGTATCAAGACCCTGATGCTCACCGGTGATAATCAGCACACCGCCCAAGCCATCGCCGCTCAGGTCGGCATCGATGAAGCCCGCGGCGACCTGCTGCCCGCCGACAAGCTGGCGACCGTCGAAGGTCTGCTCGGTCAGAAAGGCGTGGTCGCCATGGTCGGCGACGGCATCAACGATGCCCCTGCCCTGGCCCGTGCCGATGTCGGCTTCGCCATGGCGGCGATCGGCACCGACACGGCCATCGAAACCGCCGACGTGGCGATCATGGACGACGACCTGCGCAAGATTCCGACGTTCATCCAGCTGTCCCGGCAGACCGCAACGATCCTCAAGCAGAACATCGCCCTGGCTCTGGGTATCAAGGCGATCTTCCTGGCGGTGACCATCACCGGGCACGCCACCATGTGGATGGCGGTGTTCGCTGATGTGGGTGTGAGCCTGCTGGTGGTGTTCAATGGCCTGCGCCTACTGCGCAAGTAG